The following proteins are encoded in a genomic region of Myxosarcina sp. GI1:
- a CDS encoding FHA domain-containing protein — protein MPPKADKLKQTIENLQLFLARRTDDREDLADIERKLVQFKKVLDIQKLTVQIVSDEPLLAQALFDLINSKKELKEVLQLKFDPIPKPVVKVTPKQFASIQLRQFQQNSTGVQQYFELSSDKEKLIGRSHECDIAIAPNLYQGVSWNHAAIEPVVNGEATQWQICDRGSTNGTFVNGRKITECQLLQSKDIVTLASPRFSEGIAELVFTTRVETPNSDGTDREYWDIVDCDLLFVVIDGKQAPTTEVTAFIRDLDNTCISKQFLVVDIPNPKQEPEVAKNADANLSELENWLKNEVADKGFELIPLYLKPYYSEDTDLEIDPKLQKKQDRFFKVVESSVKRQPENMLAKRIAVKVVRAAEPIEPVLYHQQEELIQKITQEQQEIKALEQLNFKEISKKAIAQANQDKDKFFKQIKLDVANSKAALLDIYSKKSIIYKVQDFVDRLNPIVFNKHGQKIIQLNDDSQPDSEDINESLIGFCTTSLESWAIEEWQRIQHIYDRGGLNSLLDRLYQTVNIVPNLLPESIFSQPERIDIKDNFLISFAGTNCEVSHKQKSLGAYIMKQLRSQMMQVMMMLTLLLGFVGISANKGQMMKNLSGMFQEQPWFFGIFVCAIIFLLVNAYNNDNKHKLEEAGTKLKKDLASYYQSFTKNLLDKVIQDINLALDSEDKKIADTLEFISDTYTDRIVEVEKQQIQIKNNLEKYQAQQKILSNELSEFEELKKM, from the coding sequence ATGCCACCAAAAGCAGATAAACTCAAGCAAACTATAGAAAACTTGCAGCTTTTTTTAGCCAGAAGAACCGACGACCGCGAAGATTTAGCCGATATAGAACGAAAGTTGGTTCAGTTTAAAAAAGTCCTGGATATTCAAAAGCTAACCGTCCAGATTGTAAGTGACGAACCATTGCTGGCACAAGCTTTATTCGATCTAATTAATAGTAAAAAAGAGCTAAAAGAAGTTCTTCAGCTAAAGTTCGATCCCATTCCCAAGCCAGTAGTAAAAGTTACACCCAAGCAGTTTGCCAGCATACAGTTAAGGCAGTTCCAGCAAAACTCTACAGGAGTACAGCAGTATTTTGAACTTAGTTCGGATAAAGAAAAGCTAATTGGCAGATCCCATGAATGCGATATTGCGATCGCTCCCAACTTATATCAGGGAGTTTCTTGGAATCATGCAGCAATCGAACCAGTTGTTAACGGCGAAGCTACTCAATGGCAAATTTGCGATCGCGGCAGTACCAACGGCACTTTCGTCAACGGCAGAAAAATTACCGAGTGTCAGCTACTCCAGTCTAAAGACATAGTTACTTTAGCTTCTCCAAGGTTTAGTGAAGGTATTGCCGAACTAGTTTTTACTACTAGAGTTGAAACTCCCAACTCAGATGGCACGGATCGAGAATATTGGGATATCGTCGATTGCGATTTACTGTTTGTAGTTATTGACGGTAAACAGGCACCCACGACAGAAGTAACGGCATTTATCCGCGATCTCGACAATACCTGCATTTCCAAACAGTTTTTGGTGGTAGACATACCCAATCCCAAACAAGAACCAGAAGTCGCCAAAAATGCCGACGCTAATCTTAGCGAACTAGAAAACTGGCTTAAAAACGAAGTTGCAGACAAAGGTTTTGAGTTAATTCCTCTGTATCTCAAACCCTATTACAGCGAAGATACCGATCTCGAAATCGATCCCAAACTGCAAAAAAAACAAGACCGCTTTTTTAAAGTCGTTGAAAGTTCTGTCAAGCGTCAACCAGAAAATATGTTAGCCAAACGCATAGCGGTTAAAGTCGTCCGTGCCGCAGAACCAATCGAACCAGTTTTATATCACCAACAAGAGGAATTAATCCAGAAAATAACTCAAGAACAACAGGAAATAAAAGCTTTAGAACAACTCAACTTTAAAGAAATTAGCAAAAAAGCGATCGCGCAAGCCAATCAGGATAAAGACAAGTTTTTCAAACAAATAAAACTAGATGTAGCTAACTCTAAAGCAGCACTGCTAGATATTTACAGCAAAAAAAGTATTATTTACAAAGTTCAAGATTTTGTCGATCGCCTCAATCCCATTGTTTTCAATAAACATGGACAAAAAATTATTCAGTTAAACGATGATTCTCAACCAGATTCGGAAGATATTAATGAAAGTTTAATTGGCTTTTGTACTACTTCTTTAGAAAGTTGGGCGATCGAAGAATGGCAACGCATTCAACATATTTACGATCGCGGCGGATTAAATAGCTTATTAGATCGACTTTACCAAACAGTTAATATCGTCCCCAATCTCTTACCAGAATCTATTTTTTCCCAACCAGAAAGAATCGACATAAAAGATAATTTTCTAATTTCTTTTGCTGGTACTAACTGCGAAGTAAGTCACAAACAAAAATCTTTGGGTGCATACATCATGAAGCAACTAAGAAGTCAAATGATGCAAGTTATGATGATGCTAACTTTATTGCTGGGATTTGTAGGCATTAGTGCTAATAAAGGTCAAATGATGAAAAATCTTTCAGGCATGTTTCAAGAGCAACCTTGGTTTTTTGGCATATTTGTCTGTGCGATTATTTTCCTGTTAGTTAATGCATACAATAACGACAACAAACATAAATTAGAAGAAGCGGGTACGAAACTAAAGAAAGACCTGGCTAGCTATTATCAATCGTTTACTAAAAATTTATTAGATAAAGTAATTCAAGATATTAACCTGGCATTAGACTCAGAAGATAAAAAGATTGCTGATACTCTTGAATTTATAAGCGATACTTATACCGATCGCATAGTAGAAGTTGAAAAGCAGCAAATTCAAATTAAAAACAATCTAGAAAAATATCAAGCTCAACAGAAAATTTTGTCAAATGAGCTATCAGAGTTTGAGGAATTAAAGAAAATGTAG
- a CDS encoding FHA domain-containing protein → MANLDDANWASLTIKTTSTSESNLQQYSLSPTEITVIGRSPDCQIALEPNKFLTVSRRHAEIKMVDSNWKIEDLGTTNGTLVNDRPISEPRQLESGDRITLGKKGPEFVFECLTLDATVMVQKTEIKPPPVEDKIELKAASSSAVVKDADNNATDSPASVSKSPPESKSPTPASEKANIKAKFESKVAPPPASVKDSDDNAADSASGIATPSSEKAETKAKPDRLKTPASKSTAPKKQAFTKAKTQATTSPVEKSTTPEVKSEAVSLQASSEPKSTPAKQPVSLPNNPPPVATNNTAGKSLWNIISQTNLYQLAGHSQPVLALVFSPDGQILASAAKDKTIKLWNIASQTEIATLTGHKLAVNALAFSPDGQTLASSGADKTIKLWNVASQEETASFAGHKLAVNALVFSADGQTLASGSADKTIKLWNVASQEETASFAGHKLAIEALAFSADGQTLASGSKDKTIKLWNVTDREEVATLTGHKQGINAISFSPNGQIIASADGDRTIILWNYTTKEQLATIATPSWQVGAIAIAPDGKTLAGSDEQHTIKIWQN, encoded by the coding sequence ATGGCAAATCTTGACGATGCTAATTGGGCTTCTTTGACCATTAAAACTACATCTACTAGTGAATCTAATCTCCAACAATACTCTCTATCTCCAACAGAAATTACAGTTATCGGTCGTTCGCCAGATTGCCAAATTGCTTTAGAACCAAATAAATTTCTTACCGTATCTCGCCGTCATGCAGAGATAAAAATGGTCGATTCAAATTGGAAGATCGAAGATTTAGGAACTACTAATGGCACTTTGGTTAACGATCGCCCCATTAGCGAACCCAGACAATTAGAGTCTGGCGATCGCATTACTTTAGGAAAAAAAGGACCCGAATTTGTTTTTGAATGTTTGACCCTCGACGCTACCGTAATGGTGCAAAAGACAGAAATAAAACCTCCGCCAGTAGAAGACAAAATAGAATTGAAAGCCGCATCTTCATCAGCAGTGGTAAAAGATGCTGACAATAATGCAACGGACTCGCCTGCTTCCGTTTCTAAATCTCCGCCAGAGTCCAAATCGCCAACTCCCGCATCAGAGAAAGCTAACATTAAAGCCAAATTTGAATCAAAAGTCGCACCGCCACCAGCATCAGTAAAAGATTCCGACGATAATGCAGCAGACTCAGCTTCTGGCATCGCTACACCTTCATCAGAGAAAGCTGAAACTAAAGCTAAACCAGACCGTCTTAAAACTCCAGCATCGAAGTCTACTGCACCTAAAAAACAAGCTTTTACTAAAGCTAAGACTCAAGCCACAACTTCTCCAGTAGAAAAATCGACAACTCCTGAAGTAAAATCAGAAGCCGTCTCGCTTCAAGCATCCTCAGAACCCAAATCTACACCTGCAAAACAGCCAGTTTCTCTACCAAATAATCCTCCGCCAGTAGCTACCAATAATACGGCAGGCAAATCGTTATGGAATATAATTTCACAAACAAATTTATATCAGCTAGCAGGACATTCCCAACCAGTATTAGCGTTAGTTTTTAGTCCAGATGGACAGATATTAGCCAGCGCAGCCAAAGATAAAACTATTAAATTGTGGAATATCGCCAGCCAAACGGAAATTGCCACACTGACAGGGCATAAACTAGCGGTTAATGCTTTGGCTTTTAGTCCCGACGGTCAAACCCTAGCTAGTAGCGGTGCTGACAAAACTATTAAACTGTGGAATGTTGCCAGTCAAGAAGAAACTGCCTCGTTTGCAGGTCATAAACTAGCGGTTAATGCCTTAGTTTTTAGTGCCGATGGTCAAACCTTGGCTAGCGGTAGTGCCGACAAAACTATTAAACTGTGGAACGTTGCCAGTCAAGAAGAAACCGCCTCGTTTGCAGGTCATAAACTGGCAATTGAAGCTCTAGCTTTTAGTGCCGATGGTCAAACCCTGGCTAGCGGTAGCAAAGATAAAACTATTAAGCTGTGGAATGTTACCGATCGAGAAGAAGTAGCGACTCTTACGGGACACAAACAGGGAATTAATGCTATTAGTTTTAGTCCCAACGGACAAATAATTGCTAGTGCCGATGGCGATCGCACCATCATATTGTGGAATTATACAACCAAAGAACAACTAGCTACAATTGCCACTCCTAGTTGGCAGGTTGGCGCGATCGCTATTGCTCCCGATGGTAAAACTTTAGCTGGTAGTGACGAGCAACATACAATAAAAATTTGGCAAAATTAA
- a CDS encoding transporter substrate-binding domain-containing protein produces the protein MFSSIFSNLIPRKQFIRLSLLGCTSLSLISIFPVSVRAESLQVGTKPFAPFAFVHEGQYIGFSIDLWQEVAKELDLEYELYGETTVSELLNSVSSKNTDVAIAGITITSEREKTVDFSYPFFESGLQILVLSRSQTSPIDTFFWLIFSPILLKTIGVLLLVIFISAHLLWFFERKQNSQMFPREYLPGIWEACWWSVVTVVTVGYGDKAPIGVAGRIVATIWMFTGVLLISYFTASVSSALTVQQLASSIEGPDSLDGKRIATVKGSTAAEYLANRPIKRIEFDLVEDAYESLEAERVDAVVYDAPVLQNYAVKDGVGKVRVVGPIFERQKYGIALKSNSPYREPINQALLEIIENGTYDEIYQKWFGETE, from the coding sequence ATGTTTAGTTCGATCTTTAGCAATCTAATTCCACGCAAGCAGTTTATTCGCTTGAGTTTATTAGGATGTACGTCGCTATCTTTAATTAGTATCTTTCCAGTTTCCGTTCGCGCTGAATCATTGCAAGTAGGAACAAAACCATTTGCTCCTTTTGCTTTCGTTCATGAAGGACAATATATTGGCTTTAGTATCGATCTTTGGCAGGAAGTAGCTAAAGAGTTAGATTTGGAATACGAACTATACGGAGAAACAACTGTCTCGGAGCTATTGAATTCAGTAAGTTCTAAAAATACTGATGTGGCGATCGCAGGAATTACTATAACTTCCGAACGAGAAAAAACTGTAGACTTTTCTTACCCCTTTTTTGAATCAGGATTACAAATATTAGTTCTTTCACGTTCTCAAACTTCTCCGATCGATACCTTTTTCTGGTTGATTTTTTCTCCCATTCTTTTAAAAACTATTGGTGTGTTGCTACTAGTTATTTTTATTTCGGCTCACTTATTATGGTTTTTCGAGCGTAAGCAAAATTCTCAGATGTTTCCACGAGAATATTTACCTGGTATTTGGGAAGCTTGCTGGTGGTCTGTCGTAACCGTAGTTACTGTTGGCTATGGAGATAAAGCACCAATTGGCGTGGCTGGTAGAATAGTCGCCACTATTTGGATGTTTACAGGAGTTTTACTAATATCTTATTTTACTGCTTCGGTTAGTTCTGCTCTAACGGTGCAACAGTTAGCAAGTTCTATTGAAGGACCCGATAGCCTCGATGGAAAAAGGATAGCTACGGTTAAAGGTAGTACGGCAGCAGAATATTTAGCCAATCGACCCATCAAAAGAATTGAATTTGACTTGGTAGAAGATGCCTATGAGTCTCTAGAAGCAGAACGAGTAGATGCTGTAGTTTATGATGCTCCAGTATTACAAAACTATGCAGTTAAAGATGGTGTGGGTAAAGTTAGAGTAGTAGGTCCGATTTTTGAACGACAAAAATATGGCATTGCTCTCAAATCAAACAGTCCTTACCGAGAACCAATCAATCAGGCATTGTTAGAGATAATCGAAAATGGAACTTATGATGAAATTTATCAAAAATGGTTTGGAGAAACGGAATAA
- a CDS encoding alkaline phosphatase PhoX: protein MSRTVFSRRKFLSLTGVGVTGSILAAPLKNLYAKADRGQSVITNKFGTLRSDPSGILDLPAGFEYRILSPVGETMSDGNIVPNHHDGMAAFAGEDGATILVRNHEIHPLQTKNTLADDIEQYDRFCGGGTTTLIVDRHNRLQQHYLSLAGTNRNCSGGTTPWGSWISCEETTATPYPPPGYTLQESQQYWGKVSRKHGYNFEVPSKEGLAKPIPLVAMGRFRHEAIATDLQTGYIYQTEDCLDSCIYRFRPHRAGKLASGGTLEALAIANLPKLDTAVNFPLGKPQPVTWVKLEDVDPEHDTLRYEAQAKGGAIFKRGEGMCYTDGEIYWTCTNGGKAGMGQIFRYNPLQKTLELFVESPGKGILDYPDNLTQAPFGDLIVCEDGMGEQFLVGITPEGKYYKFARNALNNSEFAGVCFAPDGQTMFVNIYNPGMTLAVWGKW from the coding sequence GTGAGTCGAACAGTGTTTTCTAGAAGAAAGTTTTTGTCGCTAACGGGAGTTGGTGTAACGGGAAGCATATTAGCCGCACCGCTTAAAAATCTGTATGCTAAAGCAGATCGAGGTCAATCTGTAATTACTAATAAGTTTGGTACGCTACGCTCAGATCCATCGGGAATCTTAGATTTACCAGCAGGTTTTGAGTATCGCATTCTTTCTCCTGTGGGCGAAACCATGAGTGATGGAAATATCGTACCAAATCATCACGACGGTATGGCAGCTTTTGCAGGGGAAGATGGCGCGACTATTTTGGTTAGAAATCATGAAATTCACCCCCTTCAGACTAAAAACACGCTGGCTGACGATATAGAGCAATACGATCGCTTTTGTGGTGGCGGTACTACTACCTTGATTGTCGATCGCCACAATCGATTGCAACAACACTATCTCTCTTTGGCTGGAACTAACCGTAACTGTAGCGGCGGAACGACTCCCTGGGGTTCCTGGATTAGTTGCGAAGAAACAACCGCTACTCCTTATCCACCTCCAGGATATACACTTCAGGAAAGTCAACAGTACTGGGGTAAAGTATCTCGCAAACACGGATATAACTTTGAAGTCCCCTCTAAAGAAGGATTAGCCAAGCCAATACCTTTAGTTGCTATGGGCAGATTTCGTCATGAGGCGATCGCTACCGACCTGCAAACAGGTTATATTTATCAAACAGAGGATTGTTTGGATAGCTGTATCTATCGGTTTCGACCCCATCGAGCGGGTAAACTAGCGTCAGGCGGAACACTAGAAGCTTTGGCGATCGCCAATCTGCCCAAACTAGATACGGCAGTAAATTTTCCTCTTGGCAAACCCCAACCAGTTACCTGGGTCAAATTAGAAGATGTCGATCCCGAACACGATACCTTACGCTACGAAGCACAAGCGAAGGGTGGAGCGATTTTTAAAAGAGGGGAAGGTATGTGTTACACCGATGGAGAAATTTACTGGACTTGTACTAATGGCGGTAAGGCAGGTATGGGGCAAATTTTTCGCTACAATCCCCTTCAAAAAACTTTGGAACTATTTGTAGAGTCTCCAGGCAAAGGAATTTTAGACTATCCCGATAATTTAACTCAAGCACCCTTTGGCGATCTAATCGTTTGCGAAGACGGTATGGGCGAGCAGTTTTTAGTGGGAATCACTCCCGAAGGTAAATACTATAAATTTGCCCGTAATGCTTTAAATAATAGTGAATTTGCAGGGGTTTGCTTTGCTCCTGACGGTCAGACTATGTTTGTTAATATTTATAATCCTGGCATGACTTTGGCAGTTTGGGGAAAGTGGTAA
- the obgE gene encoding GTPase ObgE → MQFIDLAEIEVVAGKGGDGIVAFRREKYVPAGGPAGGNGGKGGSVILTAAERLQTLLDFKYSRIFKAEDGKRGGPSNRTGAMGSDRLIEVPCGTTVYDAETQEIIGDLVTDGQTLLVAEGGKGGLGNKYFLSNRNRAPEYALPGLEGETRRLRLELKLLAEVGIIGLPNAGKSTLIAALSSARPKIADYPFTTLVPNLGVVRKPTGDGTVFADIPGLIAGASEGIGLGHEFLRHIERTRLLLHLIDVTANDPIADYQTIQQELTAYGRGLNKRPQIIAFNKIDAVDEEILALLTEEFLKLTTAKILKISAVTHTGLDELLAEVWTVLDKTKPLAID, encoded by the coding sequence ATGCAGTTTATCGACCTAGCAGAAATAGAAGTTGTCGCAGGTAAAGGAGGTGACGGTATAGTTGCCTTTAGAAGAGAAAAATACGTACCTGCGGGTGGTCCTGCTGGAGGTAATGGTGGTAAAGGTGGCTCGGTTATTTTAACTGCCGCAGAACGCCTGCAAACTCTGCTAGATTTTAAGTATTCTCGTATTTTTAAAGCCGAAGACGGTAAAAGAGGCGGTCCTAGCAATCGTACTGGTGCTATGGGAAGCGATCGCCTTATAGAAGTTCCTTGCGGTACTACAGTTTACGATGCTGAAACGCAAGAAATAATAGGAGATTTAGTAACTGACGGACAAACGCTATTGGTAGCTGAAGGTGGTAAAGGAGGTTTGGGAAATAAATATTTTCTGAGCAATCGCAACCGCGCTCCAGAGTATGCTTTACCAGGATTAGAAGGAGAAACTCGCCGTTTGCGTTTGGAGTTAAAGCTGCTGGCAGAGGTAGGAATTATCGGACTACCTAATGCAGGTAAATCAACTTTAATTGCCGCTCTTTCTTCGGCGCGACCAAAAATAGCTGATTATCCTTTTACTACTCTAGTTCCCAATTTGGGGGTAGTACGTAAACCTACGGGAGACGGAACTGTATTTGCCGATATACCAGGGTTAATTGCAGGGGCTTCTGAAGGCATCGGTTTGGGACATGAATTTTTGCGTCACATCGAACGCACTCGCTTACTATTACACTTAATAGATGTTACTGCTAACGATCCAATTGCCGACTATCAAACTATTCAGCAGGAGTTGACCGCTTACGGAAGGGGACTAAACAAACGTCCGCAGATTATTGCCTTTAATAAAATAGATGCGGTAGATGAAGAAATTCTTGCTTTGTTAACGGAAGAATTCTTGAAACTAACTACTGCCAAGATTTTAAAAATTTCGGCAGTAACTCACACTGGTTTAGATGAATTGTTAGCAGAAGTTTGGACAGTTTTAGATAAAACCAAACCTCTAGCGATCGATTAA
- a CDS encoding glycosyltransferase family 1 protein, with protein sequence MSNSLLINLSFLFDRPTGIATYALNVIPGLQKLNPTLLTAKKFEPFRCISIPNNLTPAQGSSGHLRRLLWTQLKLPQIYRHSNADLIYSPLPEAPLYRNCRYVVMCHDLIPLRFPKLISPLTNYFRYVVPLVLQQAEHIICNSEATARDISDRYGISAKKITPILLGYDRDNFYPRTVTTKNSNRPYFLYLGRQDPYKNLQGLIAAFAKMSDSKEYELWIAGEIDRRFTPQLQQQALELDVSDRIKFLNYVSYQELPFLISGAIALVFPTFWEGFGLPVLEAMACGTPAIASNLASLPEITGEAAILVDPYQTSEITAAMESIVRDTLLRSQLRDLGLQRAKLFSWDKTAAATQESLAKFL encoded by the coding sequence TTGTCTAATTCACTATTAATCAATCTCTCGTTTTTGTTTGACAGACCCACAGGTATTGCTACCTATGCTCTTAATGTCATTCCTGGTTTACAAAAACTCAACCCGACACTATTAACTGCTAAAAAATTCGAGCCTTTTCGGTGTATTTCAATTCCCAATAATTTGACTCCAGCACAGGGAAGCAGCGGACATTTACGCCGACTACTCTGGACACAACTTAAATTACCGCAGATATATCGACACTCAAACGCAGATTTAATTTATTCTCCCTTACCAGAAGCACCTCTATATCGTAATTGTCGTTATGTAGTGATGTGTCACGATTTAATTCCTTTGCGTTTTCCTAAGTTAATTTCACCTTTGACTAATTATTTTCGCTATGTCGTACCTTTAGTTTTACAACAAGCCGAACATATTATCTGTAATTCTGAAGCTACCGCCAGAGATATTAGCGATCGCTACGGCATCTCTGCTAAAAAAATAACGCCAATTTTATTAGGGTACGATCGCGATAATTTTTATCCTCGAACGGTTACTACAAAAAACTCCAACCGTCCTTATTTTCTTTATCTCGGTCGTCAAGATCCCTATAAAAACCTTCAGGGTTTAATTGCTGCCTTTGCAAAAATGTCTGACAGCAAGGAATATGAATTGTGGATAGCAGGTGAAATCGACCGTCGTTTCACTCCCCAACTACAGCAACAAGCCTTAGAGTTGGATGTTAGCGATCGCATAAAATTTCTTAATTATGTTTCCTATCAGGAGTTACCATTTTTAATTAGTGGCGCGATCGCATTGGTTTTTCCTACCTTTTGGGAGGGTTTTGGGCTTCCCGTATTAGAAGCAATGGCTTGTGGTACTCCTGCGATCGCTTCCAATCTTGCTTCTTTACCCGAAATTACGGGAGAGGCAGCAATCCTTGTCGATCCTTACCAGACGAGTGAAATTACAGCGGCAATGGAGTCAATTGTTAGAGATACTTTGTTGCGATCGCAGTTGCGGGATTTAGGTTTACAGCGGGCTAAACTATTTAGCTGGGACAAAACCGCTGCCGCCACTCAAGAGAGTTTAGCAAAATTTCTTTAA
- the ltrA gene encoding group II intron reverse transcriptase/maturase: MKDRVQSDIGARRTKLTNWSEIDWKKVMKKVKNLRQRIYRATKLKQWNRVRSLMKLMLRSYSNLMLSVSRVTEANKGKNTPGIDGYLAKTPKQRVKLVNNWDFQVWKIKPTKRIYIPKSNGKKRPLGIPTINDRVAQAIIKNALEPSWEARFESNSFGFRPGRGCHDAIEGCFYRFRKGSIDNWILDADIKGAFDNISHEFILKNLEFTPGREFIKQWLKAGYVESQVLNRTDKGTPQGGNLSPLLANIALDGMDNWLSKITETKIYGKSKRGKERRIYGFIRYADDFIVTAQTREQIEAIIPKIQEWLAHRGLCLSEEKTQVRHINEGFNFLGFNIRRFNGKCIVKPQKEKVKEKLNQIKIWLKKHPNAKPEAVIDVLNPILRGWGNYYKHGVSKKTFADFDYKLVKKLIKWSKRRHPNKGMKWVIPKYFGRIKGNKWVFKADTKNRQGEDTTKFILRLATIPIIRHVKVKSDASPDDPQLREYWEKRKTKIGKNHYAKGSKLYRIAELQNWKCPVCKQHLFNQELIETHHKQEVAYGGSDEEYNLVHVHQKCHRQIHGKRAKSKIA; this comes from the coding sequence GTGAAAGATAGAGTCCAATCGGACATCGGAGCTAGAAGAACCAAACTCACCAACTGGTCAGAAATTGACTGGAAAAAGGTGATGAAAAAGGTTAAGAACCTAAGACAGAGAATATATCGTGCGACAAAGCTCAAACAGTGGAATCGGGTCAGAAGCCTGATGAAACTAATGCTACGCAGCTACTCCAATTTAATGTTGTCAGTTAGCCGAGTCACCGAAGCTAATAAAGGGAAAAATACCCCAGGTATCGATGGATACTTGGCTAAAACCCCAAAACAAAGAGTCAAATTGGTAAATAACTGGGACTTCCAAGTATGGAAAATAAAACCCACCAAGAGGATATACATACCCAAATCAAACGGGAAAAAACGTCCTTTAGGCATACCTACCATTAATGACCGAGTGGCACAAGCCATTATAAAAAATGCCCTGGAACCAAGCTGGGAGGCAAGATTTGAAAGTAATTCTTTTGGATTCCGTCCTGGAAGGGGATGTCATGACGCAATTGAAGGATGTTTCTACAGATTCAGAAAAGGGTCGATAGACAACTGGATATTAGATGCGGACATCAAAGGGGCGTTCGACAACATTAGTCATGAGTTTATTCTCAAAAACCTAGAGTTTACTCCAGGCAGAGAGTTTATTAAACAATGGCTTAAAGCAGGATACGTAGAATCTCAAGTCCTCAACAGGACGGATAAAGGAACACCACAAGGTGGCAATTTAAGCCCTCTACTTGCAAATATTGCACTGGATGGGATGGACAATTGGCTCTCAAAGATTACCGAAACAAAAATATACGGCAAATCTAAAAGAGGAAAAGAACGCAGAATTTACGGATTTATCCGTTATGCGGATGACTTTATCGTTACAGCCCAAACCAGAGAACAAATAGAGGCTATTATCCCAAAGATTCAAGAATGGTTAGCCCACAGAGGTCTATGCCTCAGCGAAGAAAAAACTCAAGTTAGACATATTAACGAGGGTTTTAACTTCTTAGGGTTTAATATCAGAAGATTCAATGGGAAGTGCATTGTTAAACCTCAGAAGGAAAAGGTAAAGGAAAAACTCAACCAGATTAAAATATGGTTAAAAAAACATCCAAACGCTAAACCTGAAGCGGTTATAGATGTCCTAAATCCAATACTGAGAGGTTGGGGAAACTACTACAAACATGGAGTCAGTAAAAAAACCTTTGCAGACTTTGATTACAAATTAGTCAAAAAGCTAATTAAATGGAGCAAAAGGAGACATCCAAACAAAGGCATGAAATGGGTAATTCCCAAATATTTTGGCAGAATAAAAGGGAACAAATGGGTATTTAAAGCGGATACTAAAAACAGACAGGGCGAAGATACAACCAAGTTTATCCTTAGATTGGCTACCATACCAATCATCCGTCATGTCAAAGTAAAAAGTGATGCCTCCCCAGATGACCCCCAACTGAGAGAATACTGGGAAAAGAGAAAGACCAAAATAGGCAAGAATCATTATGCCAAGGGGTCTAAGCTCTACAGGATTGCAGAATTGCAAAACTGGAAATGCCCCGTTTGTAAACAACACTTGTTTAATCAAGAGTTGATAGAGACACACCATAAACAAGAAGTGGCATATGGAGGAAGCGACGAGGAATATAACCTTGTTCACGTACACCAAAAATGTCACAGACAAATACATGGTAAACGAGCTAAGTCAAAGATAGCTTGA